A window of the Ipomoea triloba cultivar NCNSP0323 chromosome 14, ASM357664v1 genome harbors these coding sequences:
- the LOC116004234 gene encoding uncharacterized protein LOC116004234 has translation MKQSKVRRVLSCKIHCPFICFCNPSAAHHHLYTTTHPHLKVKNTHTVPASGQLCGEGKDVKEVRQEGESGGIRSCIRKSTPEEIERKRVQWVDDVGQQLAQIKEFESSETGETENEEENRRSCLCFIH, from the exons ATGAAGCAAAGCAAGGTGAGAAGGGTGTTATCTTGCAAGATTCATTGCCCATTCATCTGTTTCTGCAACCCCTCTGCTGCTCATCACCACCTTTACACCACCACCCACCCCCATTTGAAGGTGAAAAATACCCATACTGTCCCTGCTTCTGGGCAGTTGTGTGGGGAGGGCAAAGATGTCAAAGAAGTGAGGCAAGAAGGTGAGAGTGGTGGCATTAGGAGCTGCATTAGAAAATCAACCCCAGAGGAGATTGAAAGGAAGAGGGTACAATGGGTGGATGATGTAGGTCAACAACTTGCTCAGATCAAGGAGTTTGAATCAAG TGAAACAGGTGAGACCGAGAACGAAGAGGAAAACAGAAGAAGCTGTCTTTGCTTCATTCATTGA
- the LOC116004494 gene encoding lysine--tRNA ligase, chloroplastic/mitochondrial-like, with protein MEALHPFKHLIHFASLRSTRAIQFRNPSCFIVRCCSSSSSPAAAVVTDRAADRNRRSSSNSTTSTSDREAIRAIRIKKVEELRIKGLEPYAYKWDRTHTANQLQEIYKELGNGEESNNENDYVSISGRIVARRAFGKLAFFTLRDDSGTVQLYCEKERLSSDQFDQLKTLVDIGDILGARGSIKRTEKGELSVCVNSFSILTKSLLPLPDKYHGLTDVDKRYRQRYIDMIANPEVADIFRKRAKIVSEIRRTVESFGFVEVETPVLQGAAGGAEARPFITYHNSLGRDLYLRIATELHLKRMLVGGFEKVYEMGRIFRNEGISTRHNPEFTTIEMYEAYSDYESMMNMAEEIITRCALAVHGKLTVDYQGVDICLERPWRRETMHNLVKEATGIDFNQFGDDLTAAKELVLKTIDVCHDNQQKSYIEASRSVGHLLNEVFEMVVEPKLLQPTFVLDYPIEVSPLAKPHRRYSGLTERFELFICGRELANAFSELTDPLDQRERLEEQVRQHNEKREAAVSEAAVEGKDDKNDDDADDSYEVTLDEDFLTALEYGMPPASGMGLGIDRLVMLLTNSASIRDVIAFPVLKAQQKLTE; from the exons ATGGAGGCGCTACACCCATTCAAGCACCTCATCCACTTTGCTTCTTTGAGGTCTACCCGAGCAATTCAATTTCGAAACCCTTCTTGTTTCATTGTTCGCTgttgctcttcttcttcttctcctgcCGCCGCCGTCGTCACTGACAGAGCCGCCGACCGTAACCGGCGGTCCTCGTCCAACTCTACCACCTCCACCTCCGACAGAGAAGCCATTCGCGCCATCCGCATCAAGAAG GTGGAAGAATTAAGAATCAAGGGCTTGGAACCCTACGCATACAAGTGGGATAGGACTCATACGGCTAATCAGTTACAAGAGATTTATAAAGAGCTAGGAAATGGTGAAGAGTCAAACAATGAGAATGATTATGTCTCAATATCAGGAAGAATTGTGGCTCGCAGAGCTTTTGGAAAGCTTGCCTTTTTTACCTTGAGAGATGACTCTGGGACAGTTCAG CTCTACTGTGAGAAGGAAAGGCTCTCCAGTGATCAATTTGACCAGTTGAAGACACTTGTTGATATAGGAGATATCTTGGGTGCTCGTGGTTCAATCAAACGCACTGAGAAAG GGGAGCTATCAGTTTGTGTGAATTCATTTTCAATTCTTACAAAGTCCCTACTTCCATTGCCGGACAAATATCATGGCCTAACAGATGTAGATAAGCGCTACCGGCAGCG GTATATAGATATGATTGCAAACCCTGAGGTAGCAGATATATTTCGGAAGAGGGCAAAG ATTGTTTCTGAAATTCGGAGAACAGTTGAATCTTTTGGCTTTGTTGAAGTTGAAACACCAGTTCTTCAG GGAGCAGCTGGTGGAGCTGAGGCTAGGCCATTTATTACTTACCATAATTCTCTTGGTAGGGATCTTTATTTGAGAATAGCAACTGAGCTCCATTTGAAGAGAATGCTG GTTGGCGGATTTGAAAAAGTTTATGAGATGGGCCGGATATTTAGGAATGAAGGCATATCAACGCGTCATAATCCTGAATTTACCACCATAGAG ATGTACGAAGCATATTCAGATTATGAAAGCATGATGAATATGGCAGAAGAGATTATAACAAGATGTGCTCTTGCAGTTCATGGGAAACTTACTGTGGATTATCAG GGTGTAGATATTTGCCTAGAAAGACCTTGGAGGAGAGAGACAATGCATAATCTCGTGAAAGAAGCTACAGGAATTGATTTCAACCAGTTTGGTGATGATCTTACAGCTGCTAAAGAACTTGTTCTTAAAACAATTGATGTTTGTCATGATAATCAACAGAAAAGCTATATTGAAGCATCCCGATCTGTTGGCCATTTGCTTAATGAG GTCTTTGAGATGGTAGTGGAACCAAAGCTTCTTCAGCCTACTTTTGTTTTGGACTACCCAATTGAAGTATCTCCACTTGCCAAACCCCACAGAAG ATATTCAGGGTTAACAGAGAGATTTGAACTTTTCATTTGTGGTCGTGAGCTGGCAAATGCCTTCTCTGAATTAACTGATCCTCTCGACCAG AGAGAACGATTGGAAGAGCAAGTGAGGCAGCATAATGAGAAAAGAGAGGCTGCAGTTTCAGAAGCAGCTGTTGAGGGAAAGGATGACAAAAATGATGACGATGCCGACGACTCCTATGAAGTGACTCTTGATGAAGACTTTCTCACGGCTCTAGAATATGGGATGCCTCCTGCTTCTGGAATG GGACTTGGCATCGACAGGCTAGTAATGCTTTTAACAAACTCTGCCAGCATCCGTGATGTCATTGCTTTCCCAGTCCTCAAGGCTCAACAGAAACTTACCGAGTAG